In Chitinophaga oryzae, the sequence CCGGCTGTTGTGAGATGGCAAATACCGCAGGAATGGAATCCAGGGCGAAAATAATATCGGTCACGGCGAGCATCATGACTACTACAGATAACGTCGTCAGGTACACCTTATTATTTTTGCGGACCACAAATTTTCCATGTGCCTCTTCATGCGTCACCCGCAGGTATTTGTTCATAAACCGGTAAGCCATATTTTCTTCCGGCTTGAACTCATCGTCCGCTTTCGCGGTAAACATTTTATAACCGGTGTACAACAGGAATGCGCCGAAAAGGTACAATATCCAGTGAAACCGGGCAATCAGCACCACGCCCACACTGATGAAAATAGCCCGGAAGACCAGCGCCATCAGGATACCTATCAATAATACACGCGAGTAGTGCTCTTCCTTTACTTTAAAGAAACTGAAAATGAGAATAAACACAAAAATATTGTCCATCGACAGTGATTTCTCCATGAGATAAGCACTCATGAAGCTGATGGCGATTTCCGCTCCATCTTCAAACCACATAAATCCAAAGAACAGTATGGCCAGGCCCACCCAGAAAATACTCTGCCACAGCGCAGTCTTTAACGTTGTTTTGGTGTTTTTTTTACTGAATAAGCCTAAATCAAAAACTAAAGCCAGGACTATCACAATACTAAAAATGAGATATGTCCACTGGATAGGTGTCATGAAACGCACGCTTTTTGTGAACGGCAAAGATAGGTATTTCTACACGCAAAGGCACATAAGCGCGCAAAGAGCGCGAAGATATACATGGAAAAGCGCCATGCCACCCGAAACTAAAAATGCATATAAAAAAATTAAAAACGGATGACGCTGGTCATCTGCTATATGCATGGGTTATTACTCTAATATTAAGACAGATGTTTTTTTGTCATTCTTCTCCGCTTCTTAGCGCCCTTTGCTCCCTTTCTCCCTTTGCGTGCCTACTCTGCAAACTTACGCTGGCGCACAAACTGGAATACCATCGCAAAAAGCAGCACCAGCCCTATCGGCACCAGGAAGCAGATCACCTGCCATTTTGTTTTTTCCTTTTTAACTTTTTCTGCGTCCAGCAAACGGAGGGTCAACTCCTTGTTCCGGCTTTCCATGATGCCGCTATTGCCGCTCAGGTACTCGAGACAGTTGAGGAAAAACTCTTTATTGGCAAAGGCAAAGCCCGGATTAAATTCGTTGATGCCCATCTGCAGGGGCCCGTCTTTACGGGATACGGCGTTAGCGATAAGATCGCCGTCACTGACGATGATCATCGTATTGACAGTATCAGCTGTTTCCCGGAAAGGCCTGCCGCTTGCCTGCTGAATAGCGGCCATGGTGGCCTGGTCCAGCCGGTTGCGGAACAGCGAGGTGAAATGCCCTTCCAGCAATACGGCCGCAGGTATATTGCGCTCACGGTACTCGCGGACATTGGGTTTTGTTTTTACAATATCCCAGCTCACCTGCGCCGGGATGCGTACGCGGCGGCTGCTGCGGGAGGTGGTGAGCAGAATGGTTTTTTTCACGCCTTCCGCTTTTACGGTATCAAGAGAGCTGACAAAGCGGCTCAGCACCATATCCATATTTTTTACAATATGATGTGCGCCCGTTGGCGTCAGCATGGGAAAATACGGGAACGGCACCGGCTGGATCTGCGGCCGGTTGCCCACATTGCCTACTACCAGCGGCACAATATCACATTGCAGGTCCTGTACCAGGTCCTGGTTGATGCGCACGCCATAGCGGAATAACAGGTCTTCCAGGTTCAACCCCCTGTCGAAAGCGAGGAATTCGGACCGTTGATGCAGGCTGTCCATCGATGCGTTGGTTTCATCGAGAAACCAGAACACTTTTCCGCCATTCATCACATACTGATCGATCTTTAATTTGTCCTGATCGCTGAAAGCCGCTGCTGGCTTGGCAAACAGGATGATGTCAAAGTCATGCGGAATCAGCGGAACGGATTGCAGCGTGAGCGTGTCCAGACCGTAGCCGGCCTGGAGCGTTGTGAGGGCGTCGTACACTTCTGCGCCCAGCGATTCGCCATGGCCCAGCATATACCCTACCAGCGGCTTTTTCTCCTCCTGCAATTTGCTGATGGCGTTGGCGAACTGGTACTCCAGCAGGGCTTCGGAGTTGTTCATGGTTTGCATGGGGTCTTGCCCGCCCTGGTTTTTCAACAGGTTGACGCCGATGGTTTTTCCCTTGTAATGCACCAGTGCGCCGGGAAAGATGAGTTTTTCAGCGTAACTGTCATTGGCGTCTTCCTGCACTTTCATGTTAAACGGCATGATGCCCTGCGCGGTCAGCTCACCAAAGAACTTCATGCGGGCGGAGTCTGAAAGGCCCTGGCCGGGGTTGATGAAAGTAAAGCGGATGTTCTGTTTGCCATATTCGCGGAATTCCTCCAGCAGCTCCTGCGTGGACTGGGCCAGCTGTTTGAAGGAGGCCGGATAATCCCCTTTGAGGAACACTTCTATATCTACCGGGCTGTTGAGCTGCCGCAGCATCTGTTTGGTGCTGCCGGTGAGCGTATATCTTTTCTCCGCAGTCAGGTCCCATCTGCCATGGAAGTAGGCCGCGGCAATGTTCACGCCAATCAGTACGAGGATAATAACGAGCGCCTGTTGTATATATTTTTTTCGTTTAGCCATACTGTTTATATTAACCGTTCTGCCAGAGTTTTCTTTGTAGGGATAATTTGGTGAGATACAGCATCAGGCCGATAACGCTGATGAAGTAGATGATATCGCGGCTGTCGATCACCCCGCGGCTGACAGACGTGTAATGGAACCGGATACCGGCCATCTGCAGATAATAGTCGGCCCCGCCGCTGAAAGCAGGGATTTTACTGAGCGCGTCGAAGCCATTGTAAAAAATATAGCAGGTGAAAACGGCGATCAGGAAGGCGATCATGGCGTTGGCGGTCAGCGAAGACGCCCACAGGCCGATAGCAGTGAAAACGGCGCCCAGCAGGAACAGGCCGGTATAAGCGCCCAGCATGCCGCCGTTGTCGAGCTGCTGTGGGTTTACGCTCAACTGCCGTACGGCGATATAATATACTACGGTTGGTATCAGGGAGATGCCTACAATAAGCAGGCTGCCCCAGAATTTACCCATCACGATCTGCCACCAGCTGAGTGGCTTGGTGCTCAACAGTTCCATGGTGCCGGTTTTAAATTCGTCGGCAAAGCAGCGCATAGTGATAGCGGGTATCAGTAACAGATAGATCAGCGGAGCGAGGTCGAACAGCGGGTCCAGGTTGGCGTAACCGGTGTCGAGCAGGCTGGTATCGGGGAAGACGAAGAGGAACAGGCCGTTTGCCAGTAAAAACAGTACGATGGCCACATAGCCGGTGACGCTGCTGAAAAACTGGTTGATCTCTTTCTTAAAGATGGCAAGCATGGACAGTTTTGTAAGGATTAGGATACATAAAAATACAAATATATAAGATTATGGTTGCCGGCAGGAAAATCATGGATGAGCCCAGGAAGCGCTATCGGCGAGGTGTCCTTCCCGGTACATTTCCCAGAGAGGGCTTTCTGCCCGTAATTGTTCAACGGTACCGGTAACGGTGCGGATAGCGTAATCGATCTGTTCATCCGTGGTGAACCGGCCCAGGGCGAAGCGCAGGGAGGCATGAGCGAGGTCGTCGCCGATACCGAGGGCTTTCAGCACATAGCTGGGCTCCATGGAGGCCGCCGTGCAGGCGGAGCCGGAAGAGAGTGCAATTGTTTTATTAAATCCCATCAGTAAGGTGGTGCCTTCTATATATTTAAAGGAAATATTCATCACATGCGGCAGACGGTGTTCTACGGAACCATTCACATAAGCATGTTCTATTTGTAATAACGCTTCCTGGAGGCGGTTTCGCATGAGCGACAATCTTTTTGCGTCGGCGGCCATTTCCTGTTGGGCGATCTCACAGGCTTTGCCCAGTCCTACGATGCCGGGCACGTTGAGGGTACCGGAGCGCATGCCTCTTTCATGGCCGCCGCCGTCCATCTGCGCAGTAAGTTTTACCCGGGGATCGCGGCGCCTTACGTAAAGGGCGCCCACGCCTTTGGGCCCGTACATCTTGTGGGCGCTGAGCGTCAGCAGGTCGATATGGTCGCTGAGCACATTGACCGGTATTTTTCCCACGGCCTGGGAAGCGTCGCAGAGGTAGATGACGCCGTGCTTTTTGGCGATGGCGCCTATGGTCTGCACCGGATGGATCACACCGGTTTCATTGTTGGCATACATAAAAGCCAGGAGAATCGTCTGCGGGGTGATAGCAGCTTCCAGTGCGGCCGTGTCGGGAAGCCCGTCACTGTTGACCGGCAGGTAAGTCACCACGGCGCCTTTCTTCTCCAGGTGTTTGCAGGTGTCCAGCACCGCCTTGTGTTCGGTCTGACAGGTGATAATATGGTTGCCTTTGGCCGTATAGGTCTCAAAAACGCCTTTGATGGCGAGGTTGACGGCCTCCGTGGCGCCGGAGGTAAATACGATCTCCTGCGGTTGCGCCCCTATCAGCCGGGCTACCTGTTCGCGGGCCTGGTCTGCCGCCGCTTCCGCCGCCCAGCCAAAAGCGTGGCTGCGGCTGGCCGCGTTGCCAAACATGACGCTGAAATACGGCAACATGGTCTCCAGCACCCGCGGGTCGCAGGGCGTGGTAGCGTTATTGTCCAGGTAAACAGGCAGGTCTAACATATTCTCTTTATTTTTTATATCATCTCGCAAACAATCCAAATCTACGACATAAGTTCTATTTTTACCGGGTTAGGCAAGACGCCATTCATCATACCGACAAAAGAATTTTCATGCTGAAAGTAGAACATATCGGGATCGCAGTAGCATCCCTGGACGTGTCTGTTCCGTTATTCGAGAAACTATTGAATACGCCCTGTTATAAAAAGGAAGAGGTTAGCAGCGAACAGGTGCTGACGGCTTTTTTTCAACAGGGGGAAACCAAGATAGAATTACTGGAGGCGACGGGGCCGGACAGTGCCATAGCTAAATTTTTGGCTAAAAAGGGAGAAGGCATGCATCACATTGCGTTTGAGGTGGCGGATATCTATGCGGAGATGGCCAGATTACAGCAGGAAGGGTTTGTGTTATTACAGGAAACACCCAAAAAAGGGGCTGATAACAAGCTGATTTGCTTTCTGCACCCCAAAAATACCAACGGGGTTTTGATCGAAATTTGTCAAGATATCAAATAACGAATTAGTTAGACATAATGAATTTTAATAATTAAAATTATTTAAATTTTTTTTCCATTTTAGCAATCCAAAGAGATCCTGTGATACGTAGATAAATAGAGTGACCCCGAAAGGGAACCCAAAAACCAAAATCAGAGAGAATAATTGCCCAAAAATTTTTCAGTTTTTTTGAACAAATATATTTTCTGATATGTTATCTCAATAAAAGACAATCAAAAACAAAAATTAAAAAGACAGATCCTTATAAACTCAAGATATTATAAAGCTTGATTTTTATAGTTAATATAAAGTCTAAGCTTTCACGATTACTCTAAAGTTGGCATAGGTTATGAACACCTGCGGGTTTTTTAGCTTGCAGGTCTTTTTTTTTAGCTAACTCCACACTTCTTCCATTTCGTTTCTTTGGATATTTTAAAAGAAACAAAAAATCAAAAGGGCGGATAGTTTATAGGATATCTTAGATGGCAATGAAAGCAGCTGATAAGATCAGTTCGCATTAACTACATGTATCATCACTGCATTACTGGTTTTCTATCGTTGTTGCAGGTACACGATGCATTTAAAATTCAGTGTACCCATGGTCCGCATATATGCGTTTACGGTATTAAACGCATTTGTTTTCAAATTATTGTAACGTAATTGTGATGGACATGATTATTGCTGATCAGGCGAGCACTTTTTCCATGCCGGTGCTGCGGGAACCTTTAATCAGTATGTGCGTGTCCTGGAACTGTTGCTGCTGCAGCCATTTGGCAGCCTCCGCGGAATTGTCGAGGTAAATATACGGATGATTCACTTTCTTAAAATCACCGCCTACTAATACGACCGCTTCCCAGTGATGGCGTTGTAATTGTTCCACCAGTGCTTCATGTTCTTTAATACTGTCGGTACCCAGCTCCATCATGGCGCCGAGCATCAGTACTTTCTTCGGCGCTTCGATGCCGAGGAAGTTGTCGATGGCGGCTTTCATACTGGATGGGTTGGCGTTGTACGCGTCCATGATGATGGTGTTAGTGCCTTGCTGCATCACCTGCGAGCGGTTGTTGGACGGCGTATAGGCGGCGATGGCGGGACCGATTTTTTCTGCCGGCACTTTAAAGTGGCTGGCTACGGCCACGGCAGCCATCACGTTCGGGAAATTGTAGGCGCCGGTAAGTTTGGTTTGTATAAATCCGATGTTATTGTTGTTGACCTGCACACCCAGCAATGCCTTATCCGCCGCGGGAGTACCGGTGTAATCGGCCTCTTTGCTGCCATAGGTCACCATGTGCGGAATGCCTTTGCTCATTTCGAGGAGATAGGGGTAATCGTTGCACACGAACACCGTACCGTTGTTGTCGCGCAGGTAATCATACAGCTCCCCTTTGGCGATGCGGACGCCTTCCTCGCCGCCGAAGCCTTCGAGGTGGGCTTTACCAATATTGGTGATGATGCCGTGTGTGGGCAGCGCAATTTTGCAGTAACCCGCAATTTCCTTCTGATGGTTGGCGCCCATTTCAATCACAGCTATTTCCACGTCCGGCTTGATGGCCAGGATGGTCAGCGGCACGCCGATATGGTTGTTGAGGTTGCCGACGGTGGCGTATGTTTTGAAGCCGGCCGAGAGGGCGGCGTTTACCAGTTCTTTCGTAGTGGTTTTACCGTTAGTGCCGGTAATGGCCAGGAAAGGAATGTTTAATTGTTTCCGGTGCCACAGGGCCAGCGCCTGTAAAGTCTCCAGCGCATTATCTACCAGTGCCATTTTATCCGGCTGCGTATAATAGGCCGCTTCGTCCACAACGGCGAAGGCAGCGCCCATCTCCAGCGCTTTAGCGGCAAATTCGTTGCCATTGAAATTACCCCCTTTCAGGGCAAAGAAAATATCATTCGGTTGCAACTTGCGGGTGTCTGTCTGGATGCTAAAATGCTGCAGATAGATATGATAGATTTGTTCTATGGTCACGGGTAGCATATTTTCTGCAAAATAACAACTAAATCCAAATAGTATAACCCTGGCAACCCATTCACTGCATCTTTCGTATCAGATACAGGTTAATAAGCTATTATGAAAAAGAAAACCCATCTTTTGTTAGCGGGATGTATCCTGCTGGCAGCCTGTAAAAATGAACAGGCGCCGGCACCGGTGATCCCGAACGAGGGCCTTGACTGTAAAGTAGCCCGTATTGTCACCAGTTATGCCGATCAGGCCATCCAGGCCAACTGTACCTCCCGCGGATGCCATACCGGCAATATCCCGAGAGGCCGCGCTGACTTCTCTTCCCCGGATAAGCTGAAGGCCTACATTACAGCTTCCCGGGCAGTTTTTGTGCAACGGGTTACCAGTGCGCAGGCAGATATGCCGCCATCACGGTTCCCCGCTTTGTCGAAAGGAATGAAGGACTCCATCGCCTGTTGGATAGAACATGGTATGCCTGATCAGTAAATCCAAATCTTTTTTGCTCATGAAAAACCTGTTCCTTCTTTTCTCCATGGTGATCATCACCGGTGCGGTATCAGCGCAGGATGTATTCTCCTGTAGGAATACCCGGTTCTCTTTCTTTTCCTCAGCGCCGCTGGAAGATATAGAGGCTAAAACCGACAAAGGCGTGTCTGCCATCAACGTAAAAACCGGCGCTATTTATTTTAAGGTCCCCATCGCCTCTTTCCAGTTCAGGAAAAAGCTGATGCAGGACCATTTCAACCAAAATTATCTGGAGAGCGACAAGTATCCGTTTGCCGAATTCAAAGGAAAAGTGCTGGAGAACGCAGACCTCAACCGTAACGGCACCTACCAGGTGACCGTGGAAGGTACGCTCAACCTGCACGGGGTGGACAAGCCCTATCGTGAAAAAGGCACCATCACGGTGAAAGACGGTAGCATCACGGCCGGTTCTACTTTCAACATCCGTATTGCAGACCATCGCATCGACGTGCCTACCATGGTGGTAAAAAATATTGCCGAAGTGGTGGCGGTAACTGTCAACGCGGTGTACACCGTGGTAAACCGGTAATCATTGTAAACATTATTTAAAAGTACCCATGAAAATTATTGCTTTTCTGATGCTGTGTACCGGCATCAGCATTTATGCGCAGGCCCAGCAGGACCTGAGCCAGCTGTTTGACTCTACCGGTCCGGCGCACCCGAAAGTACTGTACACTTACAAGGGCACCCGTATCATTATGGGACATTCTACAGACATGTTACGCAAACATGAGCTGGACGTCCGTGTGGACCACCGCTTTGGCGACCTGGGCGGCGAGTTCGGCGGGGCTAAAACATTTTACGGCATCGATAACTCCACTGACATCCGTATCGGGCTGGAGTATGGCATCACCGACCGGCTGATGGCGGGCATCGGGCGTTCCAAAGGCTCCGGGGTGCAGCACCAGTTGCTGGACCTGCTGGTGAAATACAGGCTGGTGGAGCAAACGCAGGATAACTATGTGCCGGTGTCCGTGGCCGTACTGGGCACGGCCGTGATGTCGATGATGAGCTCGGAGGAAGACCCGCACCACGCGGCCTGGTTTGGCGACGCTTCCGACCGGTTGAGCTATGTGGCCCAGGGCATCGTGTCCCGCAAGTTCGGCGACCGGCTGGCCTTCTCCCTGTCGCCCACCTACGTGCACCGTAACCGCGTGGGATATATGGACATGAACAATATGTTTGCCCTTGGCGTGGGCGGCCGGCTGAAGCTGTCCAAAAGGATAGGCATTGTGGCGGAATATTTTTACCCGTTCCGCTCCCAGGCGAGCCGCGATTACTACAAAGCGCAGGGCATCACCTTTTATAATCCGCTCGGCGTGGGACTGGAAATAGAAACCGGGGGCCACGTGTTCCATCTCAACTTTACCAACTCCAGCGCCATCCAGGAGAGCCAGTTTCTCCCCGAAACCACCACCTCGTGGCTGCAGGGGCAGTTCCGCTGGGGTTTCAATATTTCCCGTAGATTTACGTTATTCGGGAAAAAGGATTGGAAAAAATAAGATGCCGTATAAGGGTTGATTCAGGGCTGGCCCGCATTGCCGCAAAGGTGATGCGGGTAAAGGGAGTGGCCATGGTACTGGGACGCACCATTCATCTGCATGGGGCGTCCCGGTTAGAGTTCCTGTCCAATACTGCCTGGCTCCGGCACGAGGCCTGCCATGTGAAACAGTACAGGGAATACGGCATGATAGGTTTCCTGGCCCGGTATCTTTACCAGTGTGCCCGGCGGGGGTATTACGACAATCCGCTGGAAGTGGCCGCCAGAAAGGCGGAAGCAGACCCGGGCATCCTTGAGGGGATAGAAATTATTTAAAAAATCGTTAAAGTGTTGCGGGAAATATAATTTTTACCCCCACTGGCTTTATTTTTCTTATTTTTACGTCAAAGGTTGATTTTATGGTTAAGAAGGTAACAGAGGGAATCACTATCAGCGTGGAAACATTCTACCAGCCGGATTATTCTAATCCTATTGGAAGCGAATTCATGTTTGCTTACCGTATCACCATTGAAAACAACAATACTTTCCCCATCAAATTGCTGCGCCGCCATTGGTATATTATCGATTCCAACGGGACCCACCGCGAAGTGGAGGGTGAAGGCGTTGTAGGCGTACAGCCGTTACTGGCCCCCGGCGAGACTTATCAATACGTCTCGGGGTCCAACCTCCGCACTGAAATAGGAAAGATGTACGGTACCTACCAGATGGAAAACCAGCTGGATAAGAAAATCTTCGAAGTGAGGATTCCTGAATTCCAGATGGTTGTTCCTTTCAAGCTCAACTAAATCAATTACGAATTACGAATTACGAATTACGAATTGAGGGCTGTTTTATAGGCGACTACTAAGTCCCCTTTCCAAAAAACAGCCCTCAATTCGTAATTCGTAATTGATTCAGGGTCTGTACTTAGACGCCTTAAATATTTCCAGCAGATTTCTCGACTCCATTAGTTGCTGAACGCTTACGTCAGCATGTTTTTCCATGTATTTGTTCACGATTTCGTAGCCCACGAAGTAGCCGATTTTTCCGGGAGACCCTTCCGGCATGCCCTGGGTAGCCGGTGCATCGTTCATGAAAAGGTTGATCTGCTGCCAGTCTGTTGTATATAACAGGTTGTTCTGTACAAAAAACTGCCAGATCATTTTTTCATTGTCACGGCACCATTGCAACTGCTCTTTCGTGTAGCCGAGACGGATAGAATCGGGCGTATGAGGAAGTACTTTGGACAGGAAATACTGTTGTTTGCCGGCCTCGATCATCTGTTCCAGCAGGCCGCCGCCACTACGGGGCGCGGGATACAGCTGCTGCTGCAGCACCTGCATACAGTTGGTGGTAATATACTCCGGCGCAAAACGGCGGATCATATAATCAGGGTAGTCCGGGATCTGGGCATATGGCGGGAAATCGGCTCCCATATACATGTCCAGGCCTATTCCCAAAATGGAGTCGATCGTAATGGCACCATAATTGGCGATACCGGAGGTAAAAGTAACTATTTTGGGCGCCCGGAAAGCGGGGATGTAGTACCTGGTATAACGAAATGCCTGCTCCAGCTCTTTTTGAAGGGCACCGGTATTAGCATACTTTTGGGACACCGCCGTTTCCAGTTGCCGGAAATCGCGGTTGGCAAGGAAAAGCCGCAACTGATGCTGTATTTCCTTACTGCTGTCTGCAAAAGCGCCGAAGTTCATGATCTCCGAGATATAAACCGGCATGAAAAGCGGATAAGACTGATGCAGGCGGGTGAGGCCCGGTTGTATATTATTGGTATCGATAGTGAACAGCGCCGAGTCGAACCGGTGGATACTAACGTTCATGGGTATATGACTTACATCCGGCGCTTTGGGACCGGTATTGCAGGCATAGAGAAACAGCGCCGTGAGGCAGCCGGTCAGCAGGGAGTATGTAGGGGTGTTTCGCATTGGGTAAAATTACGAATTACGAATTACGAATTACGAATTACGAATTACAAATTGGTAATTTGTTTTCAGGCAGGCTGTTAAGGAACCTTTCCAAACGGCAGCCCTCAATTCGTAATTCGTAATTCGTAATTCGTAATTTTGATTCATATGAAAAGGTTTTTTTTGCTACTATTAACATTAGGGATAGCTACTGCGGGGATGGCACAGAGCGGGTATGGTGATTTCACCCGCAAGGTACGGCTGGGGTTTAAGTTAGATCCGATGATCTCGATCCTGAAACCGCAGGAATCGGGCGTAAACCGCAACAGCGCCAAAGCGGGCCTGAGTTTCGGGCTCATGGCCGACTTCAGCCTGAATGAAGCCGGTAACTATGCCCTGGCATCAGGATTCAACGTAGTGCTCGGTGGCAGTAAGCTGAAATATGACGCGGACAAGGGGCTGAACGATTTTAAAGCCAATCCCTCGGAGTATAATATGAAACTCACCTATATTGAGATACCGGTGGCGCTGAAGCTGCGGACCACGTCGTCGGATAATCTCAATTTCTGGGGACAGTTCGGTACTTTTTTCGCGTTCCCGGTCAGCGGAAGGGCGGATGTCATCTCCCTGAATGAAACCCATGACAGGGTAAACATACTGCCCCAAATGAACCGCATCAATATCGGCATGCTCATCGGCGCCGGCGTGGAATATCCCCTGGGCGAAACGCTGACCGGTATCGTCGGCCTTACCTACCAGAACGGTTTCGTGGACGTGACGCGGAACGGCAAATGGAATGATGGTAAAGTAAATATGAATAGCTTTGCGCTGCGGCTGGGCGTATATTTTTAGTAACAGCCAATCTAAACTTTTTTCAAGGGTATGAAAATTATACTGGCACAACAGAATTATCATATAGGTAACTTCGAACACAATACGCAGAAGATCATCGAGGGCATAGCCGCAGCCAAAGCGCAGGGCGCAGACCTGGTGGTGTTTTCCGAACTGTGCATCTGTGGTTATCCTCCGCGTGACTTTCTCGAATTTGAAGATTTTATCCGGCAGTGTTATCACGCCATCGACGTGATCAAAGCCCATACACAGGAGATCGCTGTGCTGGTAGGCTGCCCGGCCCGTAACCCCCAGCGGGAAGGCAAGGACCTGTTCAACGCCGCCTGGTTCCTCCATGAAGGCGAAGTAAAGCAGGTGGTACATAAGACCCTGCTTCCCACTTACGACGTTTTTGATGAATACCGTTACTTCGAGCCCTCCTATGAATGGAACATCATTCCGTTTAAAGGAAAGAAACTGGCGGTGACCATCTGCGAAGACATCTGGAACCTGGGCGATAACCCGCTGTACCGCGTGTGCCCTATGGATATGCTGATGGGACAGGAGCCGGACGTGATGATCAACCTCTCCGCTTCTCCGTTCGACTATGACCACGATGAAGACCGTAAAGAGATCATCCGCGCCAACGTGCTTAAATACCGGCTGCCCATGTATTACTGCAATACCGTGGGCTCCCAGACAGAGATCGTGTTCGACGGCGGTTCCCTCATTTACGACGCTGCCGGTAATATAGCGAAAGTGCTGCCCTACTTCGAAGAGGCCATAGGCGGCATGGACCTGGAAGACCTGGTGTCCAAAGGGGAAGCGCCTGCTGAAATGGTCGCTTTCACACCGCTCACGGAACTGGTGTACGATCATAACATTAACCGGATATACGATGCGCTGGTGATGGGTATCCGCGATTATTTCGGTAAGATGGGCTTCAAAAAGGCCATCCTGGGCTCTTCCGGCGGTATCGACAGCGCAGTCACCCTCGCTATTGCCTGCGATGCGCTGGGCAGTGAGAACGTACGCGCTGTGCTGATGCCTTCTCCCTATTCTACCGAACACTCTGTAGATGATGCTGTGGCGCTGTCCAAAAACCTGGACAACCCTTACGACATTATCCGCATCAACGATATTTACGAGAGCTTCCTTGCCACGCTGGAACCGTATTTCAAGGGCCTGCCCTTCAATGTGGCAGAAGAAAATACCCAGTCCCGTATCCGCGGTAACCTGCTGATGGGGCTCTCCAATAAGTTCGGGTACATCCTGCTGAATACCTCCAATAAAAGTGAACTGTCTACCGGCTACGGTACGCTTTACGGCGATATGGCCGGCGGACTGTCCGTACTGGGCGACGTGTACAAAATGCAGGTATACGCCCTCGCACGGTATATCAACCGGGACAAAGAGATCATTCCGGTAAACATCATTGACAAAGCCCCTTCCGCAGAGCTGCGCCCTAATCAAAAGGACAGCGACAGCCTGCCGGACTACGCTGTGCTGGACAAACTGCTGTACCAGTACATCGAACGCCGTCAGGGACCTAAAGAAATTATTGCTCAGGGATTTGACTCCGCATTGGTTTCGCGGGCCTTAAAAATGGTCAACACCAATGAATACAAAAGGAATCAATTCTGCCCTATCATCCGCGTATCGTCCAAGGCCTTTGGTGTGGGCCGCAGGATACCGATAGTAGGTAAATATCTCAGCTAAATGCTATTTTTCTATCTTTGAGCAAATTTTTTAATAATACAACATGTTACAAGTACCGT encodes:
- a CDS encoding NAD+ synthase, with protein sequence MKIILAQQNYHIGNFEHNTQKIIEGIAAAKAQGADLVVFSELCICGYPPRDFLEFEDFIRQCYHAIDVIKAHTQEIAVLVGCPARNPQREGKDLFNAAWFLHEGEVKQVVHKTLLPTYDVFDEYRYFEPSYEWNIIPFKGKKLAVTICEDIWNLGDNPLYRVCPMDMLMGQEPDVMINLSASPFDYDHDEDRKEIIRANVLKYRLPMYYCNTVGSQTEIVFDGGSLIYDAAGNIAKVLPYFEEAIGGMDLEDLVSKGEAPAEMVAFTPLTELVYDHNINRIYDALVMGIRDYFGKMGFKKAILGSSGGIDSAVTLAIACDALGSENVRAVLMPSPYSTEHSVDDAVALSKNLDNPYDIIRINDIYESFLATLEPYFKGLPFNVAEENTQSRIRGNLLMGLSNKFGYILLNTSNKSELSTGYGTLYGDMAGGLSVLGDVYKMQVYALARYINRDKEIIPVNIIDKAPSAELRPNQKDSDSLPDYAVLDKLLYQYIERRQGPKEIIAQGFDSALVSRALKMVNTNEYKRNQFCPIIRVSSKAFGVGRRIPIVGKYLS
- the apaG gene encoding Co2+/Mg2+ efflux protein ApaG produces the protein MVKKVTEGITISVETFYQPDYSNPIGSEFMFAYRITIENNNTFPIKLLRRHWYIIDSNGTHREVEGEGVVGVQPLLAPGETYQYVSGSNLRTEIGKMYGTYQMENQLDKKIFEVRIPEFQMVVPFKLN
- a CDS encoding YceI family protein encodes the protein MKNLFLLFSMVIITGAVSAQDVFSCRNTRFSFFSSAPLEDIEAKTDKGVSAINVKTGAIYFKVPIASFQFRKKLMQDHFNQNYLESDKYPFAEFKGKVLENADLNRNGTYQVTVEGTLNLHGVDKPYREKGTITVKDGSITAGSTFNIRIADHRIDVPTMVVKNIAEVVAVTVNAVYTVVNR
- a CDS encoding DUF5777 family beta-barrel protein gives rise to the protein MKIIAFLMLCTGISIYAQAQQDLSQLFDSTGPAHPKVLYTYKGTRIIMGHSTDMLRKHELDVRVDHRFGDLGGEFGGAKTFYGIDNSTDIRIGLEYGITDRLMAGIGRSKGSGVQHQLLDLLVKYRLVEQTQDNYVPVSVAVLGTAVMSMMSSEEDPHHAAWFGDASDRLSYVAQGIVSRKFGDRLAFSLSPTYVHRNRVGYMDMNNMFALGVGGRLKLSKRIGIVAEYFYPFRSQASRDYYKAQGITFYNPLGVGLEIETGGHVFHLNFTNSSAIQESQFLPETTTSWLQGQFRWGFNISRRFTLFGKKDWKK
- the gldB gene encoding gliding motility lipoprotein GldB — protein: MRNTPTYSLLTGCLTALFLYACNTGPKAPDVSHIPMNVSIHRFDSALFTIDTNNIQPGLTRLHQSYPLFMPVYISEIMNFGAFADSSKEIQHQLRLFLANRDFRQLETAVSQKYANTGALQKELEQAFRYTRYYIPAFRAPKIVTFTSGIANYGAITIDSILGIGLDMYMGADFPPYAQIPDYPDYMIRRFAPEYITTNCMQVLQQQLYPAPRSGGGLLEQMIEAGKQQYFLSKVLPHTPDSIRLGYTKEQLQWCRDNEKMIWQFFVQNNLLYTTDWQQINLFMNDAPATQGMPEGSPGKIGYFVGYEIVNKYMEKHADVSVQQLMESRNLLEIFKASKYRP
- a CDS encoding porin family protein — encoded protein: MKRFFLLLLTLGIATAGMAQSGYGDFTRKVRLGFKLDPMISILKPQESGVNRNSAKAGLSFGLMADFSLNEAGNYALASGFNVVLGGSKLKYDADKGLNDFKANPSEYNMKLTYIEIPVALKLRTTSSDNLNFWGQFGTFFAFPVSGRADVISLNETHDRVNILPQMNRINIGMLIGAGVEYPLGETLTGIVGLTYQNGFVDVTRNGKWNDGKVNMNSFALRLGVYF
- a CDS encoding DUF4157 domain-containing protein, whose translation is MEKIRCRIRVDSGLARIAAKVMRVKGVAMVLGRTIHLHGASRLEFLSNTAWLRHEACHVKQYREYGMIGFLARYLYQCARRGYYDNPLEVAARKAEADPGILEGIEII